Part of the Flavobacterium alkalisoli genome is shown below.
GAATACAGGGATATTATTCAGTATGAAAAATATGCTAACAATTACGACTACAATAAAGCCGTATTTTTAATGAGTAACTTCAAGATTCTTGATAATGGCTTTCTTACCATAAAAGAGGATAGCAGTTACTCCTCTCCTATTTCGAGTCTGTTTTACGAATATTATACAAATACCGACACCCTTAAAGCAAAACTGGAAGATGAAAAAGACCAGATACAGTGTATTGTTGGTAACATTTCGGGAGAAAACTCAGTTGCCTTTGGGCAAACACAAAAACCACAACTTTGGGATTATGCTGATAATGTAGATACTATTGCATTTTTATCAAAAATATAGCGAAATATTTCCCAATATTTTTTGCTGTTTTCTAAGCTATATTTTGGAAATTTGTAGCTCGCATTCTATTTTATTTGTCCCATGAAAAAACATAATTTCAGTGCAGGTCCCTCAATCCTGCCACAAGAGGTGTTTGAAAAATCTGCCCAGGCAGTCCTCAATTTTAATAACCTTGGCCTTTCAATCCTTGAAATATCACACAGAAGCAAAGATTTTGTTTCTGTAATGGAAGAAGCAAGAGCTACAGCTTTAGAGCTTTTAGGCCTAGAAAGTAAAGGCTATCAGGCTCTTTTTCTTTCCGGCGGTGCCAGTATGGAGTTTGTAAGGGTACCTTATAACCTTTTAAAGGAAAACGGTAAAGCTGCTTACCTTGATACAGGAACATGGGCAGCTGGCGCCATTAAAGAAGCTAAGCGCTTTGGCAATACTGAAATTATAGGCTCTTCTAAAGAAGCTAACTACACTTATATACCAAAAGATTATACTGTACCTGCAGATGCAGATTATTTTCACTGCACAAGTAACAACACAATATTTGGTACGCAAATGCATAGCTTTCCAGAAACAGGAGTGCCTATGGTATGTGATATGAGTTCAGATATTTTTTCAAGAGAACTGGATTTCTCTAAATTCGGCCTTATTTATGCAGGTGCTCA
Proteins encoded:
- the serC gene encoding 3-phosphoserine/phosphohydroxythreonine transaminase, with the translated sequence MKKHNFSAGPSILPQEVFEKSAQAVLNFNNLGLSILEISHRSKDFVSVMEEARATALELLGLESKGYQALFLSGGASMEFVRVPYNLLKENGKAAYLDTGTWAAGAIKEAKRFGNTEIIGSSKEANYTYIPKDYTVPADADYFHCTSNNTIFGTQMHSFPETGVPMVCDMSSDIFSRELDFSKFGLIYAGAQKNMGPAGTTLVVVKEDILGKTGRAIPGIMDYGQHIAKESMYNTPPVFPVYTSLLTLQWIKNNGGVAAMEEKNNSKAELLYNEIDRNPLFTGTANTEDRSKMNVTFLLKDEKHTEQFDKLWKAADISGLNGHRSVGGYRASIYNAMPIESVKVLVDVMQELERNA